The Elgaria multicarinata webbii isolate HBS135686 ecotype San Diego chromosome 11, rElgMul1.1.pri, whole genome shotgun sequence genome segment CCGTCTCCACTCGCAATATGGGACTGATAGTCCTAGACTGTGAAGCATATGAACCaatcactccccctccccacacacacatcttccagatgttgatgatatctaatgctgcaatcctatatccacacTAGCTGGGAATCTACAGGGACATTCTAGACATGGTTAGGAATGCACTGTAAATAAAACAGTTTAACTATCCTCCTTTTTTGCAGTACTTTAATGGAGAAGTCTTCCTTCACTACCTCAGAAGCTGATTTTCCATACGACAAACATCACACCTTCTCAATTAGAATTTATTCTCTCATTATCAAGACGACAATCTGCATCAATGGAAGGGAATAACCAAACCTCAGTGACAGAGTTTATCCTGCTGGGCTTTTCTAACTTTTCTCGAACACAGCTTACCCTATTTGTGGCCTTTGTATCAGCATATGCTGCAGCCCTGGTGGGTAACATTTCTATAATCACGCTGATCAGGCTCTATCCCACACTTCAcacccccatgtacttcttcTTGGTCAACCTCTCCCTCCTGGATGTTTGCTGTGTCAATACCATTGTTCCCCAGCTGTTGAGGAATTTAATGGATGAGAAAAACACCATCTCCTTCCAAGGCTACTTAACGCAGGCTTACTTCTTTGTCATTTTCTTGGCCGCCGAGCTGCTACTGCTGGCTGTAATGGCTTTCGATCGCTACATAGCCATCTGTCACCCTTTGCGCTACACTGTCATCATGAACTGGAAAGTCTGCAGTTACTTGGTGCTTGGGACATGGGTGCTTGGCATCCTACTTGCAAATGTTCACGTTCTCTCCCTCCTTCGCTTGTCCTTCTGTGGACCCAGTGCAATCAAGCACTTCTTCTGTGAGCTACCACCACTGCTTCAGCTCTCTTGCACTGACACAACCTTCAATCAATACCTGATGCTGGCGACCGACCTCTTCTTGGGCTTTGGCTGCTTCCTACTGACTCTAGTCTCCTATGTCTACATTGTCTCCTCCATCCTAAAGATCCGCTCAGCAGAAGGGAAGAAGAAGGCTTTCTCCACCTGTTCCTCCCATGTGATGGTGGTGACACTTTTCTACAGCTCAGTGATTTACACCTATGTTAGACCTCCTTCCATGTATCTAGACATGGACAAAATTGTAGCTGTATTGTACACTGTGATCACACCTGTTCTCAACCCCATTATCTACAGTCTTAGGAACAATGAAGTAAAGGAGGCATTCAAGAAGTTTGTCAGTCTACACAGAGACTAGGGTAATCACCAATTCAGAATTAAATGCCATCCTCATATCTTACATGGAAAATGCTAATAGTATTCTGCAGAATGCCCCATGCTACATCAGTACTCTTAATTTAAACCTGgagctaagtgtgtgtgtgtgtgtgtgtgtgtgtgtgtgtgtgtgtgtgttataagtgTGCTTCCTTCACCTAGATTTGTATACAAATtggggtttttcttttaaaaaatgtttagtaTGAGTAATTTTATTAATATGTCCATAAACATAAGGAaagtaataataatgcaaaaacaaaagcaaaaatggaggggggggttgTGACTTGGGAAATAACCAAGACTGTGCACTACAATAAATTACTGAAGTGCAATGTCACCTTAAATATGTGTATGAtatgaaaacaaactgaaaagtgTCCAATTGCCACCTTGCTGTGAAGATGAAATGAGATAAccctttatataccaccctaaTCTTCTTGCGGATGCAAAGGATTATCTCATTTCATCTTCACAGCAAGTCTATGTGTTAGGTTAAACTGAATGGGAATGCATATAAGTGAGGCCTAAGTAGTGATTTGAACTTAGGTCTGCTCTTTCCTTTGCACTTAAGCAATttcactcctccccaccccaacagaTTTCTGTAATGCTGAACTGTCtgttttctcatttaaaaaacaaccagtGGAGATTTGACAGTTTCATTCACAGATCATTAATCTAGCTGGTTTCCACTGCCTGTACAATCCAACAGGACTAAGAATATTTAAGTGATCAGAAGTTCATCTTATTACTTGCCAAAAAGTGTATATAGGCAGATCATCTTATCCTTCAGATGCATTTAGTAAGCCCTGGTGGATTTTAGTAAACCCCACCCATCTCCAAGATCTACCCTAAAGAGagacaatggccatagctagacctaaggtttatccctggatcatccaggggtcaaacctgttcatctaggtgacacacaggggatccattgctcaggcaggggcgaaccctggatgatgtcaggataaaccttaggtctagctgtggccaatgtaACTGTTTGTCCATTGTAAGTTCTTTGGTTGTTCTTTATTTCATGATGGAAGTATCTGTAAAACTGAACCATGTGCAGCCTTAGGGCAAATAATCCAAATAAGATTCAAAGGCCAATAATCCAAATAAGATTTTATTCCATCTTCTACTCATTGACAGacttgcccccaccccataatttctg includes the following:
- the LOC134406301 gene encoding olfactory receptor 5V1-like, with the translated sequence MEGNNQTSVTEFILLGFSNFSRTQLTLFVAFVSAYAAALVGNISIITLIRLYPTLHTPMYFFLVNLSLLDVCCVNTIVPQLLRNLMDEKNTISFQGYLTQAYFFVIFLAAELLLLAVMAFDRYIAICHPLRYTVIMNWKVCSYLVLGTWVLGILLANVHVLSLLRLSFCGPSAIKHFFCELPPLLQLSCTDTTFNQYLMLATDLFLGFGCFLLTLVSYVYIVSSILKIRSAEGKKKAFSTCSSHVMVVTLFYSSVIYTYVRPPSMYLDMDKIVAVLYTVITPVLNPIIYSLRNNEVKEAFKKFVSLHRD